In the Nocardioides panaciterrulae genome, CCAGGTCCAGTCCCGCGACCAGCGCCATCATGAAGATGACGAAGGCCATGACCACCACGAAGTAGGTGATCAGCTGCTGCTGGGTCGGCCACACCACCTTGCGCAGCTCCGCGATCACCTGGCGGTAGAACGTGGGGATGCTGGTGCGCTTCTCGGTGCTGCTGTCCCGCGATCCGCGGACCGCCTTGCTGTCCGACACGCGCGTCACCTCTCCTCGTCCGACGCTCTGGTCGCCGTCCGGCAGCCGACCAAGCTGATGTGGCTGTTCAATCTCGGGTCATCGTGGTGGTGCTGTCCTGCTTGATCCTGCAGGGCACGAGGGACTTGAACCCCCAACCTTCGGTTTTGGAGACCGATGCTCTGCCAGTTGAGCTAGTGCCCTCCGGTGGCGTTCCGGGCAGGCCGGAGCCTGTGGGAAACCACCAAAACGGGAGTCTACGGGTAGCCGGCGCCTGCCACCAAAGCGGGTCCCGCCGCGCCGCCCACCCGGACCCGTCCCCGCTCCGGCCTGCCGGGGCCTCCCCTGCTGTCTTCCCTGGCGTCTTCCCGGGTGTCTTCCCTGGCGGCGGGCCCGTGCCGGCCCCGCACGCGGCACCTACGATGGCTCCATGACCGAGACCTCGACCACCCAGCCCGGCAGCCGCCAGCCCGGGACCAGCCCTCGCGACCGCCGTGTCTCCCGGCGGGTCGGCGCGATCGCGGAGTCCGCGACGCTCAAGGTCGACGCCAAGGCCAAGGCGCTCAAGGCCGAGGGCCGCCCGGTGATCGGCTTCGGTGCCGGCGAGCCGGACTTCCCGACCCCGGCGTACGTCGTCGAGGCCGCGGTCGAGGCCTGCCGGGACCCGCGCAACCACCGCTACACCCCGGCCGGGGGGCTGCCGGAGCTGAAGAAGGCGATCGTCGAGAAGACCCGGCGCGACAGCGGCCTGGAGATCGCCCCGTCGCAGGTGCTGGTGACCAACGGCGGCAAGCAGGCCATCTACGCCGCCTTCGCGGTCATGCTGGACCCGGGCGACGAGGTGATCGTGCCGGCGCCGTACTGGACCACCTACCCCGAGTCGATCCGGCTCGCCGGCGGGGTGCCGGTGGAGGTGCTGGCCGACGAGACCCAGGACTACAAGGTGAGCGTCGCGCAGCTCGAGGCCGCCCGCACCGAGCACACCAAGGTGCTGCTGTTCGTCTCGCCCTCGAACCCCACCGGCTCGGTCTACACCGCCGAGGAGATCCGCGAGGTCGGTCGCTGGGCCGCCGAGCACGACCTGTGGGTGCTCACCGACGAGATCTACGAGCACCTGGTCTACGACGGCGTCGAGACCGGCTCGATGCCCGTGCTGTGCCCGGAGATCGCCGAGCGCTGCGTGATCGTCAACGGGGTCGCCAAGACCTACGCCATGACCGGCTGGCGGGTCGGCTGGATGATCGGCCCCGACGACCTGGTCAAGGCGGCCACGAACCTGCAGTCCCACGCCACGTCGAACGTCTCCAACGTCGCCCAGCGTGCCGCCCTGGCCGCCGTCTCCGGCGACCTCGCCGCGGTGGAGGAGATGAAGCTCGCCTTCGACCGGCGCCGGCGCACGATCGTGGCGATGCTCAACGAGATCGACGGCGTCGTCTGCCCGACCCCGCACGGCGCCTTCTACGCCTACCCGTCGGTGAAGGGGCTGCTCGGCCGGGAGCACGGCGGCCGGGTGATCGGGACCTCCGCGGAGCTCGCGGAGTACATCCTCGACCGGGCCGAGGTCGCGGTGGTGCCGGGTGAGGCGTTCGGGTCGCCGGGCTACCTGCGGCTGTCGTACGCGCTCGGCGACGACGACCTGGTCGAGGGCATCACCCGGCTGCAGAAGCTGTTCGCCTGAGTTGCGCGACCTCACCCGCCTGCCCAAGGCGCACCTGCACCTGCACTTCACCGGCTCGATGCGGCACGAGACGCTGCTCGAGCTGGCCGAGCGCGACGGGATCGTGCTGCCCGAGTCGCTGGTGCGGGACTGGCCGCCGCGGCTCTCGGCCGCGGACGAGAAGGGCTGGTTCCGCTTCCAGCGGCTCTACGACGTCGCCCGGTCGGTGCTGAGGACCGAGGAGGACGTGCGCCGGCTGGTCCGCGAGGCCGCCGAGGACGACGTGCGCGACGGCGGCCGGTGGCTGGAGATCCAGGTGGACCCCAGCGGCTACGGCGCCCGGTTCGGCGGCATCACGGCCTTCACCGACCTGGTGCTGGACGCGGCGCGGTCGGCGGCGGAGTCCACCGGGCTGGGCATCGCGGTGGTGATCGCCGCGAACCGGACCCGGCACCCCCTCGACGCACGGACCCTGGCCCGGCTCGCCGCGCAGTACGCCGGCCGCGGCGTCGTGGGCTTCGGCCTGTCCAACGACGAACGGCGCGGGACCACCTCGGAGTTCGCCCCCGCGTTCGCGATCGCCGAGCGGGCCGGGCTCAGCCTGGTCCCGCACGGGGGAGAGCTGCTCGGCCCCGCGAGCATCCGCTCCTGCCTGGACGCGCTGCACGCCGACCGGCTCGGGCACGGCGTACGGTCCGCGGAGGACCCGGCGCTGCTGGAGCGGATCGCGGAGGCGGGCGTCGTGCTCGAGGTCTGCCCGACCTCGAACGTGTCGCTCGGCGTCTACTCCGACCTCACCTCGGTGCCGCTGCCGACGCTGCTGGCCGCGGGAGCCACCGTCGCACTGGGCGCCGACGACC is a window encoding:
- the secE gene encoding preprotein translocase subunit SecE encodes the protein MSDSKAVRGSRDSSTEKRTSIPTFYRQVIAELRKVVWPTQQQLITYFVVVMAFVIFMMALVAGLDLAFGKLIFAVFAGNSGQ
- a CDS encoding pyridoxal phosphate-dependent aminotransferase, which codes for MTETSTTQPGSRQPGTSPRDRRVSRRVGAIAESATLKVDAKAKALKAEGRPVIGFGAGEPDFPTPAYVVEAAVEACRDPRNHRYTPAGGLPELKKAIVEKTRRDSGLEIAPSQVLVTNGGKQAIYAAFAVMLDPGDEVIVPAPYWTTYPESIRLAGGVPVEVLADETQDYKVSVAQLEAARTEHTKVLLFVSPSNPTGSVYTAEEIREVGRWAAEHDLWVLTDEIYEHLVYDGVETGSMPVLCPEIAERCVIVNGVAKTYAMTGWRVGWMIGPDDLVKAATNLQSHATSNVSNVAQRAALAAVSGDLAAVEEMKLAFDRRRRTIVAMLNEIDGVVCPTPHGAFYAYPSVKGLLGREHGGRVIGTSAELAEYILDRAEVAVVPGEAFGSPGYLRLSYALGDDDLVEGITRLQKLFA
- a CDS encoding adenosine deaminase, with product MRDLTRLPKAHLHLHFTGSMRHETLLELAERDGIVLPESLVRDWPPRLSAADEKGWFRFQRLYDVARSVLRTEEDVRRLVREAAEDDVRDGGRWLEIQVDPSGYGARFGGITAFTDLVLDAARSAAESTGLGIAVVIAANRTRHPLDARTLARLAAQYAGRGVVGFGLSNDERRGTTSEFAPAFAIAERAGLSLVPHGGELLGPASIRSCLDALHADRLGHGVRSAEDPALLERIAEAGVVLEVCPTSNVSLGVYSDLTSVPLPTLLAAGATVALGADDPLLFGSRLEGQYATMRAAHDLSDEQLAELGRMSIRGSRAPESLKDELLGEVDDWLKADPGD